One Ovis aries strain OAR_USU_Benz2616 breed Rambouillet chromosome 4, ARS-UI_Ramb_v3.0, whole genome shotgun sequence DNA window includes the following coding sequences:
- the LOC132659655 gene encoding GTPase IMAP family member 1-like: MLLSDPEAYRPPVPTGFQEFRSALQEHRLRLLLAGRSGTGESATGNSILQRKHFLSRLAATAVTSACATGSCRWASWDVEVLDIPDLFSPEVAQADPGFEERGRCYLLSAPGPHAVGPAGLARVKALFGAGIAARAVVVFTHREDLAGGSLQQYVRDTDNRALRELVAECGGRCCAFDNRAADGEREAQVGELMKLVEELERDHGGAPYTNDLYHLAQTLGGLSHKERLRRVAERLAAGRAVAVAHDWCKLGLAALLGAGFLLYLLCR, from the exons ATGTTGCTCTCAGATCCCGAAGCTTACAGACCACCGGTGCCCACAGGTTTCCAGGAGTTCAGGTCCGCCCTGCAGGAGCACAGGCTGCGCCTCCTCCTGGCCGGGAGGTCAGGGACCGGGGAGAGCGCCACCGGCAACAGCATCCTCCAGCGGAAGCACTTCCTCTCCAGGCTCGCGGCCACGGCGGTGACCAGCGCCTGCGCCACGGGGAGCTGCCGCTGGGCCTCGTGGGACGTGGAAGTCCTCGACATCCCCGACCTCTTCAGCCCCGAGGTCGCCCAGGCAGACCCGGGCTTCGAGGAGAGAGGCCGCTGCTACCTGCTGTCGGCCCCGGGGCCCCACGCCGTGG GACCTGCGGGCCTGGCAAGGGTGAAGGCGCTCTTCGGGGCGGGCATCGCGGCGCGCGCCGTCGTGGTCTTCACCCACAGGGAGGACCTGGCGGGGGGCTCGCTGCAGCAGTACGTGCGCGACACTGACAACCGCGCGCTCCGGGAGCTGGTGGCCGAGTGCGGGGGCCGCTGCTGCGCCTTCGACAACCGAGCGGCCGACGGGGAGCGGGAGGCGCAGGTCGGGGAGCTGATGAAACTGGTGGAGGAGCTGGAGAGGGACCATGGCGGCGCCCCCTACACCAACGACTTGTACCACCTGGCGCAGACCCTGGGCgggctgagccacaaggagagGCTGCGTAGGGTGGCGGAGAGACTGGCCGCTGGCCGGGCTGTGGCGGTGGCCCATGACTGGTGTAAACTGGGCCTGGCCGCCCTGCTGGGCGCCGGGTTCCTGCTGTACCTGCTTTGCAGGTAG
- the LOC101116551 gene encoding GTPase IMAP family member 1-like isoform X2: MGGRKVARDEENAYGFQEFRSALQERRLRLLLAGRSGAGKSATGNSILQRKHFLSRLAATAVTSACATGSCRWASWDVEVLDTPDLFSPEVAQADPGFEERGRCYLLSAPGPHAVLLVTQLGRFTAQDLRAWQGVKALFGAGIAARTIVVFTHREDLAGGSLQQYVRDTDNRALRELVAECRGRCCAFDNRAADGEREAQVGELMGLVVELVRDHGGAPYTNDVYRLAQTLGGLSSEERLRRVVEQLAAPAQTWPDRWPLAGLWRWTKAGPGTRYKLGLAALLGALVLLYLLCRRRPEEVTV; the protein is encoded by the exons ATGGGAGGACGGAAGGTGGcaagagatgaagaaaatgcCTATG GTTTCCAGGAGTTCAGGTCCGCCCTGCAGGAGCGCAGGCTGCGCCTCCTCCTGGCAGGGAGGTCGGGGGCCGGGAAGAGCGCCACGGGCAACAGCATCCTCCAGCGGAAGCACTTCCTCTCCAGGCTCGCGGCCACGGCGGTGACCAGCGCCTGCGCCACGGGGAGCTGCCGCTGGGCCTCGTGGGACGTGGAAGTCCTCGACACCCCCGACCTCTTCAGCCCCGAGGTCGCCCAGGCAGACCCGGGCTTCGAGGAGAGAGGCCGCTGCTACCTGCTGTCGGCCCCGGGGCCCCACGCCGTGCTCCTGGTGACCCAGCTCGGCCGCTTCACCGCCCAGGACCTGCGGGCCTGGCAAGGGGTGAAGGCGCTCTTCGGGGCGGGCATCGCGGCGCGCACCATCGTGGTCTTCACCCACAGGGAGGACCTGGCGGGGGGCTCGCTGCAGCAGTACGTGCGCGACACTGACAACCGCGCGCTCCGGGAGCTGGTGGCCGAGTGCAGGGGCCGCTGCTGTGCCTTTGACAACCGAGCGGCCGACGGGGAGCGGGAGGCGCAGGTCGGGGAGCTGATGGGGCTGGTGGTGGAGCTGGTGAGGGACCATGGCGGCGCCCCCTACACCAACGACGTGTATCGCCTGGCGCAGACCCTGGGCGGGCTGAGCAGCGAGGAGAGGCTGCGCAGGGTGGTGGAGCAATTAGCTGCCCCCGCGCAGACGTGGCCGGACCGCTGGCCTCTGGCCGGGCTGTGGCGGTGGACCAAGGCGGGCCCGGGGACTAGGTATAAGCTGGGACTGGCCGCCCTGCTGGGCGCCCTGGTCCTGCTGTACCTGCTCTGCAGGCGCCGACCCGAGGAGGTGACGGTGTGA
- the LOC101116551 gene encoding GTPase IMAP family member 1-like isoform X1, which produces MLEPVTNSAEKVIMGGRKVARDEENAYGFQEFRSALQERRLRLLLAGRSGAGKSATGNSILQRKHFLSRLAATAVTSACATGSCRWASWDVEVLDTPDLFSPEVAQADPGFEERGRCYLLSAPGPHAVLLVTQLGRFTAQDLRAWQGVKALFGAGIAARTIVVFTHREDLAGGSLQQYVRDTDNRALRELVAECRGRCCAFDNRAADGEREAQVGELMGLVVELVRDHGGAPYTNDVYRLAQTLGGLSSEERLRRVVEQLAAPAQTWPDRWPLAGLWRWTKAGPGTRYKLGLAALLGALVLLYLLCRRRPEEVTV; this is translated from the exons ATGTTAGAGCCTGTCACCAATTCTGCAGAAAAG GTAATCATGGGAGGACGGAAGGTGGcaagagatgaagaaaatgcCTATG GTTTCCAGGAGTTCAGGTCCGCCCTGCAGGAGCGCAGGCTGCGCCTCCTCCTGGCAGGGAGGTCGGGGGCCGGGAAGAGCGCCACGGGCAACAGCATCCTCCAGCGGAAGCACTTCCTCTCCAGGCTCGCGGCCACGGCGGTGACCAGCGCCTGCGCCACGGGGAGCTGCCGCTGGGCCTCGTGGGACGTGGAAGTCCTCGACACCCCCGACCTCTTCAGCCCCGAGGTCGCCCAGGCAGACCCGGGCTTCGAGGAGAGAGGCCGCTGCTACCTGCTGTCGGCCCCGGGGCCCCACGCCGTGCTCCTGGTGACCCAGCTCGGCCGCTTCACCGCCCAGGACCTGCGGGCCTGGCAAGGGGTGAAGGCGCTCTTCGGGGCGGGCATCGCGGCGCGCACCATCGTGGTCTTCACCCACAGGGAGGACCTGGCGGGGGGCTCGCTGCAGCAGTACGTGCGCGACACTGACAACCGCGCGCTCCGGGAGCTGGTGGCCGAGTGCAGGGGCCGCTGCTGTGCCTTTGACAACCGAGCGGCCGACGGGGAGCGGGAGGCGCAGGTCGGGGAGCTGATGGGGCTGGTGGTGGAGCTGGTGAGGGACCATGGCGGCGCCCCCTACACCAACGACGTGTATCGCCTGGCGCAGACCCTGGGCGGGCTGAGCAGCGAGGAGAGGCTGCGCAGGGTGGTGGAGCAATTAGCTGCCCCCGCGCAGACGTGGCCGGACCGCTGGCCTCTGGCCGGGCTGTGGCGGTGGACCAAGGCGGGCCCGGGGACTAGGTATAAGCTGGGACTGGCCGCCCTGCTGGGCGCCCTGGTCCTGCTGTACCTGCTCTGCAGGCGCCGACCCGAGGAGGTGACGGTGTGA